From the Bacteroidia bacterium genome, the window GTACCCAACGGTCAGTTTGTTTTTGTTTATCAAAATAATGAGCAATGGTTTCACAATTCTCTTCGCCCTTCAGTGCCCTTAAAACCACCGATTTTTCCGTAGAAATAGGATTGCCCTGTTCATCTTCCACAATGAAATTTTTAAGGAACTGTGCCTGTACATCGCCTATATTTTTTTGTGCAATTAATTCACTGGCCGTATCATATCCCTGAAAATAAGCGCCTAGCTGATTGCAAAAAACAATACCTCCATCTTTATTAAAAAGGACAATGCCGCTGGGCACATTTTCAAGAGTGATGGTAAGTTGATCCTTAATTTGCTGCAATGCCTGTTCGGCCTGTTTCTGCTCATGGATGTCAGTGCTCGTGCCCAGCCACATTTCGATCTTGCCAGCGCTGCTTTTAATGGGCAAGGCTCTGCTCAGGTGCCAGTGGTACTGCCCGTCATGGCGAATCAGCCGGCATTCCATGAAGTAAGGTTTTCCGGTGTTTAATGAATCTTCCCATTTCGTCATGGTTGGTTTTAAATCGTCAGGATGAAGCATCTGAGAAAAGCTTGTCTCTATGTTCTCCGGATACAATGATTTTCCCAGGTATTCTGACCACTGCCTGTTATGGTAAATGACCTGGCCTTTGGCATCACTCATAAACGCCATTTGGGGCATGGCCTCGATAAAGGTTTTAAATCGCTGTTCGCTTCTGCGCAAGGCTTGCTCAGCTTCCTTCACCGGGCCAATATCAGCCAGAATATTAATAGCCCCGGTTTTTTTCCCTTCAGCATCATAAATAGGTTGTGGATATACCAGCACACTTATTCTTTTTCCACCAGGCTGTTCAATTAATATTTCTTTGCCGCGTTGGATGCTGTCTTCTTTTATCACCAACGCCATCGGGCACTTTTCCAGGGGCAGGGGCTTTCCTTCAGGCGTATAAATTTTCCATGAGCCACACCAAAGGTCTTTTCCCACCTCCGGCTCGCGTCCCCATAATTTTACGGCATCATCATTATACATTTCTATCCGGCCCTCAGCATCGCAAGTATAAAAAGCCACTGGAAGCCCCCGAATGATCTGGCGGAACCGGTTCTCGCTGTTGCGTAGCGCCTGCTCACTTTTAATGCGCTGCGTAATATCACTGAAGAAAATTGCAACTTTCAGGCTTTCCGGCCCGCCCAACTTAAAAGCATGAACATCGAACCAACGGCCTATTGTGTCCGACCGCTCTGTAAAGCGCGAAGACTTTCCTGTTAAAGCGACCTCTCCAAAGCGTTGAAACCAGTGCTGCTCAAGGTCCGGAACCACTTGGCGTACAGCTTTTCCTTCAGCATTTTTCAATCCCGTTTGTTTTTCAAATGCAGGATTATTCTCTAAAAATTTATAATCAATAGGTTCATTTTTATTTTTTAATATTATTTCAATGATTGAAAATCCCTCTTCTATTTTTTCAAACAGGCTGCGGTATTTTTCTTCACTCTCTGCAATTTTATGGCGGGCCAATACCTGCTCTGTCACTTCAACGCCTTGCGCAATAATTCCCGAAAGAGATTCTGCGCGCTTTCGCTCCTGCTCTAATGTGCGAATCTGGTAAAGTGTATTTGAATAATGGGAGGCAATGGTTTCCAGAAAGTTTTGGTAGTCGCTGTCAAGCGCTCTGCGCGGATTAATTCCTGCCACAAAAAATCCGGTCGTTTTATTTAATCCAAAAGGAATGATCAATGCTTCCGTGGAAGGCTCAGACCATGCGCTCTTCACTGTTTGCCCAAACAGCGAGGCGTTGCTTTTAAGTACGGCATTTCCCGTTGCCATGATCTCTGCAAAAGGCCAGGCAGTTTCTTTATTACTGCTTAATTCAATAATATCAGGAGACGGCACCTCCGGGCCGCTGTGGGAAATCAGGATAGATTTAGCATCATTATTTGAATTAAGATAAATCAATGAAAACGGAACATCTTCCACAGCATTTTCCAGTTCCGCCTTTGCCAGTGAAAAAAGCTCACTTACGGAAGTGGCCTGGTTCATTTTATTCGATACTTTCCTGAGGATGTTATTTCTCCTTTCGTTTATGTAGCGGTAGGTAGTTTCGATCACAGAATTAAAAATCCCTTCCACGTTTCCTTTTTCTCCTCGTACGGGCGTAAAGGTGAAATCGAAATAGCATTCTTCCGTGTAGCCGTGGCGCTGCATAGGCAGCAGTTCGTCAATGTTTCGCACGGCTTCTCCGGTCTCGAACACCTTTTGGAATAAGGGATCAATATCTTCCCATATCTCCGGCCAGACCTCAATGGCAGGCTTCCCCAAAGCCTGTGGATGTTTGTTGCCTGGAATAGGGCTCCATGCGTCATTGTAGAGCAGCGTAAGTTCCGGACCCCAATAAATCGCGATCGGGAAGGCAGAACCCAGGCAAATGCTCAGGGCCGAACGAAGACTCTGCGGCCAGTGCTCCACCGGTCCCAGCGGGGTTTTTGACCAATCTTTCGCCCGTATTCGTTCACCAGCTTCGCCACCTCCTGCAAGAATACCCTGTTCTCCGATGTTGCTGGTATCGTTAGATCCTGGTTTCATAAGGCTGCTGTGTCTGAAATGTATATAGCGCCCTGCCGAAAAGCATGGAACCCTGATGGTGATCATCCGTGCTTTTCCTTTCAAAGGATCGGGCGATTGGTCTTTTCAAAATATAATCACTGAAAAAGGTTCAAAATTATGGCGGGCAGTACATTTTTAAATAGCGCAGGCCGAGATTTTTTATCTCTGCGTACCAGACCTGAATGGTCTAATGGTATCAGTAGAAAAACCTGTTTCGTATACCCTATAATTTTCGTTTTCAAAAACCACCGGTTTATCCATAACTGTTTGAAAACCATGCTTGTTAATGAATATGAACTTACACCCATTTTGTGTAATATTGTTAATATATGCGGTATCCGTTAACTGGTTGTCGGAGCAATTCCAGCCTTTTCTGTGCGAAAGATACAATTGTTGCGCGTTTCCGTTTCCATTGATCACGATCAGGTCATGCCGGGCTGATACGCTATCCGCGATGGATTCCAGTTCCATTTTATATTTTTCCGAGCCTTTAATGAAGAAATCATGCTGCTGATTAATGACGCTTTCTGTAATGCCTAGCACAATCGCGAGTGCAAACAACCCCTTTTTAGGAATAAACGAAATGGCATACCCGGCAACCAAAGCCATGACCGGTACAAAAGGAATGATGTAATAATTGTGATGGTAAAAGTAAAAACCCGATTTAAAAATATAAATTAAGAAAACAATAAAAACTGAAGCAAAAACCCACAAGAGATTATAGTTTCTTTTGTAAATTATAAGAATTAACCCGGCAACGAAATAAAAGAAAATCAGATAACTGTGGAAGGAGTTAAAGTAGAAATTCTCCAGCGTTTTATCCAGATTGGAAATAACTTCCGTAAACCCCACTGCAATTGGCTTTCCCACGTTATACCAGTTACCAAATTCCTCCGACAAATGGGGATTCCAGACGAAATACCAGAGGTAGGCCAGCAGGAGTGGAATGCCCGTAGCCGAGGCCAAGTAAACTTTCTCTCTCAACTTTGCCGATGAATTCAGCGCAATAAGAAATATAACAATAAAATATATTCCAGCCGGGATTTTGGTTAATACGGCAAGCGAAGTAAACAGCACATACAAAATCAAACTAAGCGCTCCCGGCTTTAATAAATAATTGCTGCCATAATATATTCCTATAAACATGAGGGAAATGCAAAACGTATCCGGCATCATTTTCCTTGAAAAGGCGAACCAAATGGAACCGGCAAGGAAGATTACAGAAGCCAGCGCAATCCTGTGATTAAAATAGCGCATGAGGATTTTTCCGAAAAACAACAAACCGATGGATGATACCAACAAGTTGAGCAGCCTGCCATACCAATGGGTGTAGCCAAAGACTTTGGCAACCATGAAGTAGACGTAATTCATTGCAGGAAATTCCATCCCGATTATTCCCGACTTTCCGTTGGTCTCATCCACCCGTGGATAAAGGATATTTGGGTCAACTTCGAGGTAGTTTCGCGCCACCATCAAACCTGTTACCTGCCGCCAATTGTGTCCCGTTTCCAGTGGCGGATTGGTAAGTCCCACCAACCTGATAAGAAAGAATATCAGGATCCAGAATTCAATTCTGTTTATAGCCGTTTTCATTTTATATAGCCCGTATCAGGATCAACTGAATTCCTGAATTTGGCGAATGTACAAATAATCCTTGTGTGGTTTATTTTTGTCAGTTGGAAATAAGCGAAGTTCATCTGTTGTGTATGTTTCGAAATTGTTTGTTAGCGCACGTTTAGCGACAGCGTAATGCGAGCTACTAGGGCACCCTCAATTGCGAAGCGCGTGTTCTTCGTTTACCTCGAAACGGATACGCCTACATCATCAAATTTTTCTAGCTGCGACAAATCCACGCAATACCTTCGAAAATATGCCGTTAAAAGATGGGATATTCCTGTAAGGGAGTATTTTAACGATCCATTTTTAAAAACAAGAACTCATGAAAAAGCTACTCTCCACCGGTATTTTAATTATGTTCATTGCTTCCGCTTTTGCACAGCACAACTGCCAAATTGTACACGAATGGGGAACTTTTACCACCCTAAGCACCAGTGAAGGAGACTTGCTTTCCGGACTGCATTGGGAGGAGGAAGAATTGCCCTCTTTCGTTTATCACCATGTATATGATTCGTTTGCTCCACCCAGCGCCTATTATTCAAAGGGTTTTCAATTTACCACTCGCATCTGGAATGTGACAGTAAAAATGGAGACACCGGTGCTCTATTTTTATTCTGAAGCGGCCGCGCCCCAGCCTGTTAATGTCAGGGTGGATTTCCCCCGTGGGTCAATCAGCGAATGGTTTCCGCAGCGTTCAAAGGGCGAATTCAAGCATTATCAGAAGACTATTGATTTTGCAGATGATTTTAAGGGGTGGATAGAATGGGATGCATTGGTATTGCCTCCGAATACGGAGGAAACCATGACTTATGGAGATGCGTACGAAAAGCCAATTTGGGATGCTCCGCGGGCAACAAAGGCTAACTTGGTGAAAGGACCTGACGGCAACGTTGAGAAGTATCTATTTTATCGTGGAATCGGCAATTTTGAGATTCCTGTAAAACTGGAATTTAATATTGAAGGAAATCTGGTAATCACAAATGAGGGCACGGAGGTCATTCCTTACCTGCTGGTTTATGAAAAGAAGAATAATGAAAGTCGAGTTTACTGGACCGGAAAATTAGATGGAAAGAAATACCACGTGGTTTATTACGATGAAATACATTCCTCGCCATACAACGTTCAGAATGAGATGACGGCTTTTCATGCAGCACTGGTTAAAGCTGGCCTTTATGCTGATGAGGCAGCGGCAATGCTGGACACCTGGCAGAGCAGTTATTTTGAGAAGGATGGACTGAAAGTGTTTTGGATTTTGCCGGATGAATTGACGAATCAGTTATTGCCGATTCAAATTACCCCGCAGCCATGCGAATTAGAGCGGGTGTTGGTAGGACGCAGTGAAATATTAACTCCTGCCTTTGAGGAAAAAATTAAGTCAGGCAATTATCCAGGGCCTTCAGACCGCTTTTATTCTGCCTATTGGCAGCGAGCTAATCAATTGAGTGAGAATCCTGACCAACAATGGAGCACCACCCTTGAAAACATGTACGAGAACCTAAGCCTTTTCCCCAATCCCACCACGCATGAAATTACAGCAACCGTAAACATACCTCCTGGTTCCATTGAAATTAACATTCGGAATCTGCTGGGACAACAGGTGGCCACGCACTTTTTTGAATCCGAGAAATCCAATTTCTCCACAACCTTCAGCCTTGCCGGTCTTAGCAACGGCATCTACATGGTGGAGGTCCGCGCAGGAGAAAAGATATGGCAAAGAAAGGTGGTGAAGCAATAGCGGCTGAGGTTTGCCGATATTGATTGTCAGTTTGCCTTTAGAATGATTTCATTAATAAAATACATAATATTAGGATTTATCCTTTGCCTTTCGAAATGATTGACCCTTATTGGTGTGCGCGTTTGGCGATAATGTAACGCGTGCTCCACGCTCTACTTTTTATTGAACCTTGAGTAATTTCCTCACGAAGTGCATGTTTTAAGGGAAATATTACTATCATTTATTCATGATCCAATAATACAAAATAATTAAAAAAGCCCTGCAACATCTGTCGCAAGGGCTTTTTTAATTATTCAAACCAAAATAAGTTAGTCCAGGACTACTTTGCCCGCTGCTACGACCATTCCGTTTTCATTTACTACATTAATAAAATAGAGGCCGGATTGCAGATTGTTGCCTCTGGCAATGTCCACTTGCATTTCGCCTGCCGGGCCTGCTGTTCTTTTATTCTTTACCAACTGTCCTTTGCTGTTGTACATGGTGATATTCCAATCGGAACCATTGTTTTTATGGAAGCCTAGTACAAAGTTTTCGCGAGCGGGGTTAGGAAATAGTGAAATGGGCTGTATCCCTGTTCCGTTTTTTTTTGATATCCCAGCGGCAAAACCTGTTTTCTGATAATTGGCATTTGTAGAAGCCTGCCATTCATCATCCATAAAAACTTCGGCCACCGCACCATCATGGCTTGTGCTGTAGAAGTAATAGGCCCTGACATAATGCGTGTCTGCCTGAGCTACGCCAAACATGTCCAGCATCATCTGTGGTGCGGGCGCACCTCCAAAATAAAAGCTGTCAATACGCATCCGTTGTGATTTGACCATGAGCACGTCAATTTCGGCAGAGCCGGTCGGGGTAGGAATTTTTATGGCTCCCCAACCCACTACACTATCTGTCGCCTCTATATGCTGAACTTCTACACCGGGGGCATGATCAATTCCCATAGCAGGTATGGTTAGTACAAAGTCTGTTTCGTATTTGAAATTTGATTTCCATGTATCATCATGAGTAGCGGGAAACTTTAAGCGGTAAACCGGTTCCTGAAAAACGGAATAGGAACCGGGAAACGCCAGTGTATCATCCGTACTTCCGGTTATTGGCTCAAGATTGAGCTTATTTGGCAACACATAGCTCCCGGTTTCAAAAAACCCATCGCTGCCAATGCCTTGGTAGTATTGGGCAAAAGCAGGAATTCCACCGATTAGTGCGAAGCTCAACTCGTAGCGTGAGGCCGTGGTAAACATTGGATCTGTAGCGGGAATGAACTGCACGGTATCCGTATCAGAAGGTACCCAGCTAAGGAAATTCCAAACCTTGTCAGCGCCTGGTTCAATTGGTTGCACACAGGCCGGATCCACCCATATCTGAACTTCAAGATGCGTGGCCGAATGGGTATAGTTATTTTCGTCCAAAATAATTTGGGCACCTGCGCCTGTAGCTACCATTAAAGCAACAATGAAGGTAGATAGGATTTTCATAAGTTTATTTTTTTTGCGAACATACGAAATAGATTGATGCCCCTGAAAAATGAATCATGGTAAGCAGTTTTTTATAAATTAAAACATACCGGATACCGTCTGTTCCCTGTCGTGTGGGCCAATTCGTTTTTGTCTGTTAGATTTGTTTCATGAAATTTCTGTTTTTTCTGCTTTTCTTATTTCCCTGCCTTACGTTGTCAGCTCAGTAGGATTCTCTGGTAAAAGGCCGGTTCATTGCGATCATTGCCGGTGAAACTGCCTTTTATATAGCCGGTAGTGCTTATCTTCAATTTATCTGGTATAAGGATCATAAGGCGGTTCCTTTTCATTTCTATAATGATAACCAGGCCTGGCTGCAAATGGATAAATATGGCCATGCCTATGTCGCATATTATGAAAGCAGCATCGGGTACAATTCTTTGCGCTGGGCAGGTTTGGATAAGAAGAAAGCCCTGATCTGGGGTGGAAGCCTGGGCTTGTTGCTTCAAACGCCTGTAGAGATCTTTGATGGGCTATATGAAGGTTATGGCTTCTCTTGGGGAGATATGGCGGCCAATGCCGCGGGAGCAGGCCTTTTTGTGGGGCAGGAACTCCTATGGGATGAGCAGCGAATGAGGCTTAAATTTTCTTTTCAGCGCTCTGATTATGCCGACCACCGTTCAGGCATCCTGGGCGAAAATGGCCTGCAAAGCCTGTTTCTCGACTACAACGGCCCAACTTATTGGCTATCGGCAAATCTTGCATCGCTGACCGCAACAGATCGCATTCCGGGCTGGTTTAACATGGCTTTAGGATATAGCGCCAATGGTATGCTGGGCGATTATACAAACCCGGAGTTTTATCGTGGCAATCGCTTGCCGGAATTTCAGCGACACAGGCAATGGCTGCTTTCGCCTGATGTTGATCTATCGAAAATTAAAACGAACAGAGTAGCAATTAAAGCTGCGCTGAAAGTGCTGAACATTATAAAAATCCCTGCACCCGCCCTGGAAATGAATTCTAATGATGGTCTGAAATTCCACTGGTTTTATTTTTAAATTAGTAAAATTCAGATAGTACCACGACTAATAGAGCGGTTATAAGCCACGGCAGCTACACCCCCTTCGACCCCCTTTCCTTAATGGGGGATTATCGTTTCGTTGGCAACAGCCTCTTTTTCTTAAACCTGTTAATCCTCAATTTCCTTCATTAAATAAAAAAAAACTAAAATTTAGATAAACAATTAATCAAAATCAGGTAAAAAATGCCCCGACTTATTTTCCCTGTTTTATTGTTTTTCAATTTTTTTCTCTTCCTCTTTTAATCTCACGGCCTCTTCCATTTCCTCTTTGAGCTTTGCATCAAGCTTGGATATTTCCTTTTCATTTTCACTAATTTCCTGCTTGTTCTTGTCTATTTCCTTTTTCAATTCATTGTTCTCTTTTACGAGGCTTTCACGCTCTTTCTCATGTTTCCGGATGCTTTTGGTTACGTTCTCAAATTTTGAGCGCACGGCTCCTCCGGCTGTTTGCTTCACAAATTGATCTATCAGGTTTTGGACGGCCTTGTATTTCTCCGGGTGGGTGCCGGAAGAAAGCAAGGCACCTCCCAGATCTACGGTCACATTCATAAAGGTTCCGGTTTCGTTTTCTATTTCAGAAAAAACGGTATAAATATCCAGGGTGCCATCTTGTACGGCAGGGATAACGGCATTGTCAGCATACACTTCGCTCCCCACCGTATAGGTTTTTGCATCATATTTTTCTACAAAATCCTCCCAATTGTCTATTACTGTTTTTCGCTCCACGTTCGGCACTTTGACGGCAATTCTATCAGGCGTTCCTGGCGTCATAGTGTTCAGGGCTTCTTTCATGGCTGCTTTGTCAGACGCACATCCTGCGAAAAGCAAAACAAAAGCAAAGTATATTATTCCATTTTTCATAACTCCTGTATTTTTTAATTTAAAATACAATGAAACCGGACAATGGTTTGGAACAAACTGTAAAAATATTCAATTCCTGAAAATAGTAGCCGACACAAACTGCGGGAAAAGTGCAAGCACCAAAAAGCCGGGAAGCAACTCACGTCACTCGCTCCCCGGCTTTTAAAATTTGAAATGAAAAGAGTGGCTATGGTTTGCTGGCAGCAGGCGTTGTGGTTTCAGGAAACAAAACAATGCGCGCATAATTTTTCATGTCGAGATATTCATGGGCTGCCTTCTTTATGTCCTTAGCTGCAAGGTTATCCACGGCATTTTTATCGCTCAGCAATTCTCCCGGATCTTCCTGATGGTAGTAAGCCGATCTTAGTTTATTGAGCCAAAAACGGTTTTCTTTCAGGTTCGTTTCCAGTTCCCGCTTTTCCTTCTCTTTCACCTTATTAATATCCTTTTCTTCGATCTCGCCTTTTTTCAGCTTGTCTATTTCGCGAAGAGCCAGAGCGATCAGTGAATCGGCTTTTTGTGGATCGCAGGTAAAGCTTATGGATACGCGATAATCCTGGTTAGGATATTTGTTCTTTCTGTTGCTGACGCGTACGCCATACACGCCTCCCTCATCTTCACGCAGCTTTTCACGCAGCTTTATGCTCATCACTTCAGTGAGCCATTCCAGGCGCTTGTTGTTCATCTTTTCATAATCGTGATCTCCTGTAAAGTTCAGGCTTACCATGCTTTTGGGGTCCTGCCCTTTCTTCAATATCTTGTCTACTTTGCCCTCCGGGTAGCGGATTCCGATATCCTTGAAATTTTCCTTTGCAGGCCCGCCTGGCAACGAACCAATGTAGCTCTGCAACAGCGGTTTTATTTCTTCTTTATCAAAATTTCCTACAAGAAAAAAAGTAAAATCACCGGCATTGGCAAATCGCTCCTGATAAATCGAATAAGCTTTATCAAAATCTACTTTTTTGAATTCCTCTTCAGAAAGCAGGAACTTGCTGCGCATGTGGTTTCTGCTCATGATCTGCTCTACTTCATTAAGGAAAAAATATTGTGGATTGGATCCTAAATTTTGATATAAGGCTTGTTGCCTTTGCACGTATGAGTTGAATGATTCATCATCTCTTCTGGGCGCGGTGAAGTAAAGGTTTACGAGCTGTAGCATTATTTCCAGATCCTCAGCCGAAGCGGAACCGGAAAAACCTTCGGAAAGTGCGCGGACATAAGGATTTACGCCTGCTACTTTGCCCGCCAGTATTTTGCTGATGTCAGTTCCTGAAAAATCTTTCAGGCCGCTTTCACCGATGAGTCCACTTGAGAAATCAGCGGAATAATAATCCTCGTCTCCATAGAGCGAAGTTCCGCCCAGGCTGTAGGCTGTAAACAGAATTTCATCATTCTTAAAATCAGTAGGTTTCAGCACCACGCGCGCTCCGTTTTCCAGTACGAGTTCCGTAACACCGAGGTCATCATAAGTCTTTACTGAGGTAATCTCACCGGGCGCTGGCCTTTCATCCATTAGGGTTGCAGCAGTAAGTTCATCTTCATAAGGAAGAATTTCTGTTTCTTCTATTTCTCTGAATTTTTGAATAAATGCATCCTCAGATGGTATTTCCAATCCTTCTTTTTCCGGTGCGGTTACGATGATCACTACATTTTCATCATTTATCCATTTATCCGCAATCCTGTTTACATCTTCCAGCTTAATTCCCGGCAACATGGCTCCGGTGGTTTCAAATTCATATTCGATGCCCGGTGCAGGATCGTTGTCCAGGAAATTGGAGACATATCCCCAGATCAGGGAGCGCGATGGCTGCTTATCTCTTTCGGCAAAACTTTTCTCCTTATTTCTGAGCAGTTCTTTTTTCGCCCTTTCCAGCTCACTTTCGGTAAATCCGTGGCGCTGAATTCTTTCAGTTTCGGTGAGCAGCGTCTCCAATCCGCGCATAATGCCATCTTCCTTCACATATCCCATTGAAGTATAGGCATCCTTAGTCCGGGTAAGGCTGCTGAAGCCGGAATAATAAAAAACAAAAGGAGGATCACTTTTAGAATTAAGCTCCTCCAGTCTGGCGTTCAGCATCTGATTATACAGATCCTGCATGATCGTTTTCCTGTAGTCATCTGCAGTGGTGTATTCCTGCTTGTCGTTTTTATAATTTACACTGATGGTGGTGAAAGTAGCTTCAGGATCAGTGGCCACTTTCGCCAAAACCTCTTTATGGTCGGGTACCTCATAAAATTCGCGGACCACCGGCTTGGGCGAAGCTGGTAATGTAGAAAAGCGGGTTTTGATCTTTTGCTCCATTTCCTTCGCATCAAAATCACCCACCGCAATAATGGCCATTAATTCCGGCCGGTACCAGTCCGTGTAAAACTGCTTAAGCGTTTCATGGTCAAAATTTTCCAGCACTTCCTTTTTTCCGATCGGCAGCCGTTCTGCATAGCGCGAATCTTTGAACAATACCGGGAAATATTCATAGCTCATGCGGGTTTCAGCGCCTAGCCTCTGCCGCCACTCTTCTATCACCACGCCACGTTCCTTCTCTATTTCTTCGCCATCAAAGCTTACTCCGCCAGCCCAATCCTGCAAAACGAGCAGCGCCTTATCCAGCACTTCCTGCGAATCAGTAGGAACCTGGAGCATGTACACGGTTTCATCAAAACTGGTGTAGGCATTCAGGTGCGGACCAAATTTTACTCCGGCCAGTTCCAAGTAATCAATAAGGTCATTTTTTGCAAAATTCTCGGTGCCGTTAAAGGCCATGTGCTCTACGAAATGCGCGAGCCCTTGTTGCTTGTCAGTTTCGGCCAGCGAACCAATATTCACGGCCAGCCTTAGCTCTGCACGATCTTCCGGCTTCTGGTTTTCACGAATGTAATAAGTCATTCCGTTTGCAAGTTTTCCACGGATCACTTTAGGATCCAGCGGAATTTCCCTTGTTGACTCCGGCTGTGCCTTTTGCTCAAATGGCAAGGCAACAAACAGCAGTGCCAGCATCAAAATGAAGCAAATACTTCCTGGTAAATTTTTCATAGGTGTTGGATTATTGATTGATGTTAAAAATCGCCATTCACCGCTCTACAGGTGAAATTTCATGCGTAATTGATTCCAAAGTTACAGATTACTTTTCCACATTCACAGAAATTTGCCTGCTCTTATGGCTTTCCTGTGCGGGGCGTTGTGCTGTTGTGGTTGCGCCATAACCCGATGTTGTGCCTCTCTATCAATGCAGAACTGAAACCACCACGTTTCCAACTTTATGGCCGGCTTCAACATATTTATGCGCTTTTCCAATTTCTTCCAACTGGAAGGTCTGATCCACTACTGGCTTGAAGTGCCCTTCTTCCACAATCTCTTTTAAAAAGCTTAGATCCTCCTGCTTCCAATATATATTTGAAGCCGCTACAATCACTTTTTTTCTATTAAATAACGAACTGTAAATAGCAGCAAGAATATGCGAAATGCCAAATTCGGTTAACAGATATTTTCCTTTTGGTGTAAGCAACTTCATGCAGCTCTTCATTGATGTTTTACCAATGGTATCAAAAATAATATCAAACCTTTCATTACTTTCGATAAAATCTTCCTTGGTATAATCGATAACATGATCTGCTCCGATTGATTTTACGATCTCAATATTTTTAGTACTGCAAACTCCAATAACAGTTGCTCCAAAATACTTCGCTAACTGAACGGCAGCCGTGCCTACAGAGCCTGATGCTCCATATATCAATACGCGGTCGCCTTTTTTTATTCTGCCTTTTTTCTTTAAATAAACCAACGCAGAAAGTGGTCCGTTGACGATGGTTGCTGATTCTTCAAATGATAAATTTTCTGGTTTGAAATATAGCATTCCATTCTCAGGCAGGCATTTGTATTCTGCATAAGCGCCAAAGCTGAGACCGGTATAGCCAAATACCTGGTCGCCTGGTTTGTACATTTTGACTTTGTTCCCAGCGGTTTCCACCGTTCCGGAAAATTCCATTCCGAGTACCGGAATTTTGGGTTTTCTAAAACCAAACATTAAACCTACCGGCAGTTTTAATAAAGGAGGATGATTAAAACTTCTCATTTTGGGATCTTCTGCGGTAACTGAGGTAGCATGGATTTTCACGAGCACCTCATTACTTTTCGGAACCGGTTTTTCAATTTCTGCTAATTGCAATACATCAGGATTTCCGAACCTCTTGAATACAACTGCTCTCATCAGAACCATTATTTTTAATTCAGCACAATATTAGGCCCTGTATCAAGGCGGGAATTTGACATAAGTCAAATAATACATTTTACGAAGCCCTTGACCTGATTCTGGAGAGAGTCTCTAACGATACATTCAGATAGGACGCAACGATGGTTACCGGCAGGAACTGAACAACCTGTGGTTCTTTTTCAACCAGTTGCAAATA encodes:
- a CDS encoding NAD(P)-dependent alcohol dehydrogenase, producing the protein MRAVVFKRFGNPDVLQLAEIEKPVPKSNEVLVKIHATSVTAEDPKMRSFNHPPLLKLPVGLMFGFRKPKIPVLGMEFSGTVETAGNKVKMYKPGDQVFGYTGLSFGAYAEYKCLPENGMLYFKPENLSFEESATIVNGPLSALVYLKKKGRIKKGDRVLIYGASGSVGTAAVQLAKYFGATVIGVCSTKNIEIVKSIGADHVIDYTKEDFIESNERFDIIFDTIGKTSMKSCMKLLTPKGKYLLTEFGISHILAAIYSSLFNRKKVIVAASNIYWKQEDLSFLKEIVEEGHFKPVVDQTFQLEEIGKAHKYVEAGHKVGNVVVSVLH